Proteins from one Homalodisca vitripennis isolate AUS2020 chromosome 3, UT_GWSS_2.1, whole genome shotgun sequence genomic window:
- the LOC124357941 gene encoding melanoma-associated antigen E1-like isoform X6, giving the protein MRTSSPVSMLPTPRIEVMNEEDKDNGEGSPVSMPPTPRIEVMNEEDKDNGEGSPVSMPPTPRIEVMNEEDKDNGEGSPVSMPPTPRIEVMNEEDKDNGEGSPVSMPPTPRIEVMNEEDKDNGEE; this is encoded by the exons gTTCACCAGTGTCTATGCTACCGACGCCTCGGATCGAAGTGATGAATGAAGAAGATAAAGATAATGGAGAAG GTTCACCAGTGTCTATGCCACCGACGCCTCGGATCGAAGTGATGAATGAAGAAGATAAAGATAATGGAGAAG GTTCACCAGTGTCTATGCCACCGACGCCTCGGATCGAAGTTATGAATGAAGAAGATAAAGATAATGGAGAAG GTTCACCAGTGTCTATGCCACCGACGCCTCGGATCGAAGTGATGAATGAAGAAGATAAAGATAATGGAGAAG GTTCACCAGTGTCTATGCCACCGACGCCTCGGATCGAAGTGATGAATGAAGAAGATAAAGATAATGGAGAAG AATAA